A single region of the Caretta caretta isolate rCarCar2 chromosome 25, rCarCar1.hap1, whole genome shotgun sequence genome encodes:
- the RPS15 gene encoding small ribosomal subunit protein uS19 produces MAEVEQKKKRTFRKFTYRGVDLDQLLDMSYEQLMQLYSARQRRRLNRGLRRKQHSLLKRLRKAKKEAPPMEKPEVVKTHLRDMIILPEMVGSMVGVYNGKTFNQVEIKPEMIGHYLGEFSITYKPVKHGRPGIGATHSSRFIPLK; encoded by the exons ATG GCGGAAGTCGAACAGAAGAAGAAACGGACCTTTAGGAAATTCACCTACAGAGGTGTTGATCTGGATCAGCTCCTCGATATGTCCTA TGAGCAGCTGATGCAGCTGTACAGTGCCCGCCAGCGCAGGCGTCTGAACCGCGGCCTGCGGCGTAAGCAGCATTCCCTCCTGAAGCGCCTTCGCAAGGCCAAGAAGGAGGCCCCTCCCATGGAGAAGCCAGAGGTAGTCAAAACTCACCTGCGCGACATGATCATCCTCCCCGAGATGGTGGGCAGCATGGTTGGCGTATACAACGGCAAAACCTTCAACCAGGTGGAAATCAAG CCCGAGATGATTGGCCACTACCTGGGCGAGTTTTCCATCACTTACAAGCCAGTGAAACACGGCAGACCTGGTATCGGTGCCACCCACTCATCTAGGTTCATTCCTCTGAAGTAA